The following coding sequences are from one Desulfotomaculum sp. window:
- a CDS encoding preprotein translocase subunit SecG: protein MVKGLVTVVHILVALILIAVVLLQSGRSAGLSGAITGGAEALFGKKKGLDELLGKVTTVVAVIFGITSLMLGFWQ from the coding sequence ATGGTAAAAGGCCTGGTAACTGTTGTTCATATACTCGTTGCCCTAATATTAATTGCTGTGGTATTACTGCAGTCGGGGAGGAGCGCGGGGCTTTCCGGGGCCATTACCGGTGGCGCGGAAGCCCTTTTTGGCAAGAAAAAGGGCTTGGACGAGTTACTGGGCAAGGTTACGACAGTTGTGGCCGTTATATTCGGGATCACCTCGCTTATGCTGGGTTTCTGGCAATAG
- the proB gene encoding glutamate 5-kinase, producing MESRDLSPLKRVVVKIGSSSLIGKDGALNISQVESLADQIAGIKREGVEVLLVSSGAIGLGIQRLGFARRPKSIPEKQACASVGQGMLINSYEKVFAQYSIAVGQVLLTREDFSDRKRFLNARNTMSALLRMGALPVINENDTVAVDEIPLRLGDNDNLAALVSVLVDADLLILLSDIDGLYTGDPRFSSSKLISEIKEITEEIEKIASGSRSALGTGGMITKLQAARITMHSGITMVLAAAGEKEVIRRVLSGETLGTIFWPLSRLANRRRWIAYNSTVQGRIFVDDGAAAALLHKGKSLLPSGIRRVEGNFKIGNTVSVIEPGGREIARGIVNYSSEDIEMIKGTKTWERARTSGRKAYDEVIHRNNLVMNV from the coding sequence TTGGAATCAAGGGATTTATCTCCTTTAAAAAGGGTTGTAGTTAAAATAGGTTCGAGTTCTCTGATCGGCAAAGATGGCGCTTTGAATATTTCCCAGGTTGAAAGCCTGGCTGATCAGATTGCCGGCATAAAGCGCGAAGGCGTTGAAGTACTTCTGGTCAGTTCTGGCGCAATAGGTCTGGGAATACAGAGGCTCGGTTTTGCACGCCGTCCAAAGAGTATTCCGGAAAAACAGGCCTGTGCTTCAGTTGGTCAGGGGATGTTGATTAATTCTTACGAAAAGGTGTTCGCACAATATAGTATTGCTGTTGGACAAGTCCTTTTGACACGTGAAGATTTTTCCGACCGCAAACGGTTTTTAAATGCGCGCAATACAATGTCTGCCTTGCTTCGTATGGGTGCATTACCGGTGATTAACGAAAATGACACGGTCGCGGTGGATGAGATACCGCTACGGCTGGGAGACAACGACAATCTTGCCGCGCTGGTCAGCGTACTGGTTGACGCTGATTTGCTGATTTTATTGTCTGATATAGACGGGTTGTATACGGGAGACCCGCGCTTTTCATCATCAAAATTGATTTCCGAGATTAAAGAAATAACGGAGGAAATAGAAAAAATTGCCTCAGGTTCCAGGTCTGCCCTCGGTACCGGGGGAATGATTACAAAGCTTCAGGCTGCAAGGATTACCATGCATTCCGGAATAACAATGGTGCTTGCCGCTGCGGGTGAAAAGGAAGTAATCCGCCGGGTGCTGTCAGGAGAAACCCTGGGCACAATTTTCTGGCCTTTGTCACGGCTTGCCAACAGGAGAAGATGGATAGCCTACAACTCGACCGTTCAGGGGAGGATCTTTGTTGACGACGGCGCTGCGGCAGCCTTGCTGCACAAGGGAAAGAGCCTGCTGCCGTCAGGCATACGGCGTGTTGAGGGCAATTTTAAAATCGGGAATACGGTAAGTGTTATAGAACCGGGAGGACGTGAAATTGCCAGGGGAATCGTAAATTATTCTTCTGAAGATATAGAAATGATTAAAGGCACGAAGACATGGGAAAGAGCAAGAACATCAGGCCGCAAGGCGTATGATGAAGTGATCCACCGCAACAACCTGGTCATGAATGTTTAA
- a CDS encoding thioesterase, with protein sequence MEDQRNNLCFACSPFNPIGFHLEFELQDKVCRAFFTAGENHQGWNGLMHGGLVSTLLDEAMGQLLWRQNKIAVTAEIKIGFSLPVPIGEKLLVEAWETENSRRLYKLSAAITLLNGKQAVTAEGKFLPAKLQ encoded by the coding sequence ATGGAAGACCAGAGAAATAATTTATGCTTCGCCTGCAGTCCTTTTAATCCGATTGGCTTTCACCTGGAATTCGAATTACAGGACAAAGTTTGCCGGGCTTTTTTTACGGCTGGTGAAAATCACCAGGGGTGGAACGGTTTAATGCATGGCGGCCTTGTTTCCACACTTTTAGACGAGGCCATGGGCCAACTGCTCTGGCGCCAAAATAAAATCGCCGTGACGGCTGAAATAAAAATCGGGTTCAGCCTGCCGGTTCCCATAGGCGAGAAACTTCTCGTAGAAGCGTGGGAAACGGAGAACAGCAGAAGATTATACAAACTTTCCGCCGCAATTACCTTGCTCAACGGGAAGCAGGCTGTTACCGCCGAAGGC
- the hppA gene encoding sodium-translocating pyrophosphatase (pyrophosphate-energized proton pump; pyrophosphate-energized inorganic pyrophosphatase; H+-PPase; can cleave pyrophosphate to two phosphates; can generate a proton motive force and drive pyrophosphate synthesis when PMF is sufficient), producing MGIIASIIGILFAIFLISWVLGRPAGSQRMQEISGAIQEGAMAYLSRQYRTIAIVGVIVAILLWVGLDMQTAVGFIIGAIFSGLCGYVGMVVSTRANTRVAEAAKTGIGYALVVAFRGGSVTGMICVSLALLGISGLFLMFNNPVSLVGMGFGGSLISVFARLGGGIYTKSADVGADLVGKVEAGIPEDDPRNPAVIADNVGDNVGDCAGMAADLFETYAVTAIGAMLLGHLVFPDNPIAVAFPIILGAVAIIASIIGSFFVRMGGNQNIMGALYKGLWASAILALIGFWFVVPMFAPDPGYFWPALVGIVITMLMVYITDYYTSKAFRPVKSIAEASQSGHGTNIITGLSVAMEASVIPAIVIVIGILVSYSIGAGVGAGAGGGLYGIAIASMAMLSMTGIVVAIDSYGPITDNGGGIAEMAELPPEVRAITDPLDAVGNTTKAVTKGYAIGSAGLAAIVLFADYTHQLSAKLGGQEVTFSINNPMVLAGLLIGGALPFLFSAFAIGAVGRAAGEVVVEVRRQFREIKGLMEGKARPEYGKCVDIVTARALKEMIVPALIPILAPIIVGFALGREALGGMLLGTIITGLYLALLQTSGGGAWDNAKKAIEDGLYGGKGSMAHAAAVTGDTVGDPLKDTAGPAINPMIKVVNIVALLIVPLIYNISR from the coding sequence ATGGGTATTATTGCTTCTATAATTGGTATTTTATTTGCAATCTTTCTTATTTCGTGGGTACTCGGCAGACCGGCAGGTTCCCAGCGGATGCAGGAAATCTCCGGCGCCATTCAGGAAGGCGCGATGGCTTATTTAAGCCGTCAGTACAGGACTATCGCCATAGTTGGTGTAATTGTGGCCATTTTACTATGGGTCGGCCTGGATATGCAAACGGCAGTTGGATTTATTATAGGAGCTATTTTCTCGGGTTTGTGCGGTTACGTCGGAATGGTCGTCAGCACCCGCGCCAACACCCGTGTTGCGGAAGCCGCCAAAACTGGTATAGGCTATGCGCTGGTTGTTGCATTCAGAGGCGGTTCGGTAACCGGCATGATCTGTGTGAGCCTTGCGTTACTGGGTATTTCCGGATTGTTCCTTATGTTTAACAATCCGGTTTCTTTAGTTGGAATGGGTTTTGGAGGCAGCTTGATCAGTGTGTTCGCCCGTCTTGGCGGAGGTATATATACCAAGAGCGCAGACGTGGGCGCCGACTTGGTCGGTAAAGTTGAAGCGGGTATTCCCGAGGACGATCCCCGGAACCCCGCTGTTATCGCTGACAACGTGGGAGACAACGTCGGCGACTGCGCCGGTATGGCCGCAGACTTATTTGAAACTTATGCTGTAACTGCAATAGGCGCGATGCTGCTGGGTCACCTCGTGTTTCCCGACAACCCGATCGCAGTGGCTTTCCCGATCATCCTTGGCGCGGTAGCAATCATCGCCTCGATTATCGGGAGCTTTTTCGTCCGCATGGGCGGCAACCAGAATATCATGGGAGCTCTTTACAAAGGGCTCTGGGCGTCAGCTATTCTTGCGCTGATTGGTTTCTGGTTTGTTGTTCCAATGTTCGCTCCCGATCCTGGCTATTTCTGGCCTGCTCTGGTAGGGATAGTAATCACCATGCTGATGGTTTATATTACAGACTACTATACTTCTAAAGCCTTCCGTCCGGTTAAGTCGATTGCCGAAGCCTCACAGTCAGGGCACGGCACAAACATTATTACCGGACTTTCTGTTGCTATGGAGGCAAGTGTAATACCCGCCATCGTAATCGTAATCGGTATTTTGGTGTCCTATTCTATTGGCGCCGGAGTAGGCGCCGGAGCAGGCGGCGGACTGTACGGCATCGCCATCGCTTCCATGGCCATGCTCTCCATGACCGGTATCGTGGTGGCTATTGATTCCTACGGCCCGATCACTGACAACGGCGGCGGCATTGCCGAGATGGCCGAACTGCCCCCGGAAGTACGCGCAATTACTGATCCTCTGGACGCAGTAGGCAACACCACCAAGGCTGTAACCAAGGGTTACGCAATCGGTTCCGCAGGCTTGGCGGCAATCGTTCTCTTCGCTGATTATACACACCAGTTATCAGCTAAATTAGGAGGACAGGAAGTCACTTTCTCAATCAATAACCCGATGGTTCTTGCAGGTCTTTTAATCGGCGGCGCCCTGCCTTTTCTGTTCTCCGCATTTGCAATCGGCGCTGTCGGTCGGGCTGCAGGCGAGGTAGTTGTTGAAGTGCGCCGTCAGTTCCGCGAAATAAAGGGATTGATGGAAGGAAAGGCGCGTCCCGAATACGGAAAATGCGTTGATATCGTTACTGCCAGAGCTTTAAAAGAAATGATCGTACCGGCTCTTATACCTATCCTGGCGCCGATCATAGTAGGATTTGCCCTTGGCAGAGAAGCTCTTGGCGGAATGCTCTTAGGTACAATTATCACCGGCTTGTACCTGGCTCTGCTGCAGACCTCAGGAGGCGGCGCCTGGGACAACGCCAAGAAGGCAATTGAAGATGGTTTATACGGCGGCAAAGGATCTATGGCTCACGCTGCGGCGGTAACCGGCGACACAGTGGGCGACCCCTTGAAGGATACGGCAGGCCCGGCGATCAACCCGATGATTAAGGTCGTCAATATCGTTGCTTTGCTAATCGTACCTTTGATTTACAACATATCCCGTTAG
- the rsfS gene encoding ribosome silencing factor translates to MTLDPGVLAETAVCAARSKKAFDVAVLDISASSIMADNFLICTGKSTIQVKSIAEGIIEEIKKEAGLIPRLEGWRQARWILMDYGSLIVHIFLEEDRKFYNLERLWGNAGKLGLARNE, encoded by the coding sequence TTGACGTTAGATCCGGGTGTGTTGGCAGAAACTGCCGTATGCGCCGCTAGATCTAAGAAAGCCTTTGATGTTGCCGTCCTGGATATAAGCGCCTCTTCTATCATGGCGGATAACTTTCTAATCTGTACCGGAAAATCGACAATTCAAGTTAAAAGTATTGCCGAGGGGATTATTGAAGAGATTAAAAAGGAAGCAGGGCTCATTCCCCGATTGGAAGGTTGGCGTCAGGCCAGGTGGATTTTAATGGATTATGGAAGCCTGATTGTTCATATTTTTCTGGAGGAAGACAGGAAGTTTTATAATCTTGAACGGCTGTGGGGCAACGCAGGCAAACTTGGCCTGGCTAGAAACGAATGA
- a CDS encoding RNA-binding protein produces MARTLYVGNLPWAAKSEDLEEVFSRHGAVLGSRIIRDRQTGRSRGFGFVEVKEEDADVIIDAMNGKEMEGRVLIVNKAKVREK; encoded by the coding sequence GTGGCACGCACATTATATGTGGGTAATCTTCCATGGGCAGCAAAATCTGAAGATTTGGAAGAGGTTTTTTCCAGGCATGGCGCCGTGCTCGGCAGCCGGATAATCCGGGACAGGCAAACGGGCAGATCGCGTGGTTTTGGTTTTGTGGAAGTTAAGGAAGAAGACGCCGATGTAATTATTGACGCAATGAACGGCAAGGAAATGGAAGGCCGTGTATTAATTGTAAATAAGGCGAAAGTACGTGAAAAGTAA
- a CDS encoding nicotinic acid mononucleotide adenylyltransferase: MFKECKKRRPVLKKIGIMGGAFDPVHYGHLVAAEGARCHFNLDKVIFVPAGNPPHKIPKQISSAHHRLVMTHLAVSSNPFFTVSAIETEREGMSYTIDTVREISDLCRDADIYFITGADAVLEILSWKNVFELLSMCFIIAATRPGYKLVSLKECLPGLSDDKLEKIIVMEVPALAISSTDIRQRILAGKPIKYLLPENVEKYIKEHSLYRD; encoded by the coding sequence ATGTTTAAAGAGTGTAAAAAGAGGCGACCGGTATTGAAAAAAATCGGAATTATGGGAGGCGCTTTCGACCCTGTTCATTACGGTCATTTGGTAGCCGCGGAAGGAGCCCGCTGTCATTTTAATTTGGACAAGGTTATCTTTGTGCCCGCCGGCAACCCGCCGCATAAAATCCCCAAGCAAATCTCCAGCGCCCACCATCGTTTGGTGATGACCCACCTGGCTGTAAGCAGCAACCCCTTTTTTACTGTTTCGGCAATAGAAACAGAAAGGGAGGGTATGTCCTATACAATAGATACGGTAAGAGAAATTTCCGATCTTTGCCGGGATGCGGATATTTATTTCATAACCGGGGCGGATGCCGTCCTGGAAATTTTAAGCTGGAAGAATGTTTTTGAGCTTCTTTCCATGTGTTTCATTATTGCAGCCACACGTCCGGGGTACAAACTGGTCAGCCTGAAAGAATGTTTACCCGGACTTTCTGACGATAAACTCGAAAAAATAATTGTCATGGAAGTGCCCGCTCTGGCTATTTCGTCTACGGACATACGGCAGCGAATTCTGGCCGGAAAGCCGATTAAATACCTGCTGCCTGAGAACGTGGAAAAATACATCAAAGAGCACAGCCTGTACAGGGACTGA
- the rplU gene encoding 50S ribosomal protein L21: MYAVIETGGRQYRVREKETLLVDKLSVEAGQEITIDKVLAVSDGENIKIGTPFVTGAKVILKAVRHGRDRKVIVFKYKAKKNYRRKKGSRRSFTQVFVEKIEQVV; this comes from the coding sequence GTGTACGCAGTTATTGAAACTGGTGGCAGGCAGTACCGGGTACGGGAAAAGGAAACGCTTCTTGTAGATAAGCTTTCCGTTGAAGCTGGTCAGGAAATTACCATTGACAAGGTGCTGGCCGTTTCGGACGGAGAAAATATAAAAATAGGAACACCTTTTGTAACAGGGGCAAAAGTTATTTTAAAAGCTGTACGACACGGACGGGATCGCAAAGTGATCGTGTTTAAATATAAGGCAAAGAAAAATTACCGCCGTAAAAAAGGCAGCAGGCGTTCCTTTACACAGGTATTTGTAGAAAAAATCGAACAGGTTGTTTAG
- a CDS encoding GTPase ObgE: protein MFYDKVKIFVKAGDGGNGCVAFRREKYVPDGGPSGGDGGRGGDVIFRVDGGLSTLIDFRYKKHYKSERGQHGMGKDMHGRAGKDLYLRIPAGTVVRNEDTGQIIADLVTEGQEFIVAHGGRGGRGNARFAGPHNKAPTIAEKGEPGEELQLELELKLLADVGLIGVPNAGKSTLISRISAARPKIADYPFTTVVPNLGVVRVDESFSFVVADIPGLIEGAHTGAGLGHQFLRHLERTKLLVHVLDISGMQGRDPLNDFSVINRELSLYNPTLSQRPQLVAANKIDLPEAAENLSRLQKHLSGEYKIIPVSALTGEGLKTLVYNIGQMLLQIPVPQTVPEYSRVTIFNEEEPFKVVYRDGVYYVEGEKIKKIVAMTDLDNSQSVKRLQKIFDRMGLEKALKDAGIKEGDTVQVGKYGFIFYP from the coding sequence TTGTTTTACGATAAAGTTAAAATTTTCGTTAAAGCGGGCGACGGAGGCAACGGGTGCGTTGCTTTTCGCAGGGAAAAGTATGTTCCCGACGGCGGACCCTCGGGAGGCGACGGCGGACGGGGCGGCGATGTTATTTTCCGTGTTGACGGCGGGCTGTCAACTTTAATTGACTTTCGCTATAAAAAGCATTATAAATCGGAACGGGGTCAGCACGGAATGGGCAAAGATATGCACGGCCGCGCGGGGAAAGATCTTTACCTGCGTATTCCTGCGGGTACTGTCGTACGCAACGAAGATACGGGGCAAATAATTGCCGATCTTGTTACAGAAGGCCAGGAATTCATTGTGGCTCACGGGGGGCGCGGCGGCAGGGGTAACGCGCGTTTTGCAGGTCCCCACAACAAAGCTCCAACGATAGCTGAAAAAGGGGAACCGGGGGAGGAACTCCAGTTGGAGCTTGAGCTGAAACTCCTGGCGGATGTGGGTCTGATCGGGGTTCCCAACGCCGGCAAATCGACATTGATTTCCCGGATTTCTGCCGCCCGTCCCAAAATCGCTGACTACCCGTTTACGACTGTTGTTCCCAATCTTGGAGTTGTAAGAGTAGACGAATCCTTCAGCTTTGTGGTTGCCGATATTCCCGGTTTGATAGAAGGGGCGCATACGGGTGCGGGCCTTGGCCACCAGTTTTTAAGGCACCTTGAACGGACCAAGCTGCTTGTCCATGTCCTGGACATCAGCGGAATGCAGGGGAGGGACCCGCTTAATGATTTCTCGGTTATTAACAGGGAACTTTCTTTATATAATCCCACTCTTTCCCAGCGGCCCCAGCTGGTTGCCGCAAACAAAATCGACCTGCCTGAGGCAGCGGAAAACCTTTCCCGCCTGCAGAAGCATCTTTCGGGGGAATATAAAATTATTCCCGTTTCTGCCCTGACAGGCGAGGGGTTAAAAACTCTTGTCTATAATATAGGACAAATGCTCCTTCAGATCCCTGTTCCTCAAACCGTTCCTGAATATTCCAGGGTTACAATCTTTAACGAAGAGGAGCCCTTTAAAGTGGTTTATAGGGATGGAGTTTATTATGTAGAAGGAGAAAAGATTAAAAAAATTGTTGCCATGACAGATTTGGATAATTCCCAGTCAGTAAAACGGCTGCAGAAAATCTTTGACCGGATGGGGCTGGAAAAAGCGTTAAAGGATGCCGGCATAAAAGAAGGCGATACAGTCCAGGTCGGAAAATACGGATTTATCTTTTATCCGTAA
- a CDS encoding 50S ribosomal protein L27 produces the protein MAHKKGVGSSRNGRDSQPKMLGVKRFDGQLVSAGSILVRQRGTRIHPGTNVGKGRDDTLFALVDGLVSFQRKGRDKKQVNVEPVPAV, from the coding sequence ATGGCTCATAAAAAGGGAGTTGGAAGTTCACGCAACGGGCGGGATTCACAGCCCAAGATGCTTGGCGTAAAACGTTTTGACGGTCAACTTGTTTCTGCTGGCAGCATCCTTGTGCGTCAGAGAGGAACAAGGATCCATCCCGGAACTAATGTTGGCAAGGGCAGGGACGATACATTATTTGCGCTTGTAGACGGCCTTGTTTCCTTCCAGCGCAAAGGCCGTGACAAAAAACAGGTCAATGTGGAACCTGTTCCTGCAGTATAG